The following are encoded in a window of Gossypium raimondii isolate GPD5lz chromosome 13, ASM2569854v1, whole genome shotgun sequence genomic DNA:
- the LOC105782908 gene encoding uncharacterized protein LOC105782908, protein MEGDLLDWEVLHNSDSDSNSILVNSPQVRNLEVIEGDTGGMIRSDYFSLDNQSMYAKEGDASEEGSIESDNPSWIDPKPETQFRRNNSGDFWSDSGSDRSDDRKLSDFSLKKDLESAENEVCLQGISKTEARADELGTFKPDGAELTELDKIKELDFGGFGDIQDQDKDLSELWPDSGGDGLVSMKFKDVDKDAGIDFGGCMEKGAEMENSGELDNRNTSTLDLGVGHGTTAGNEGSTIDEMKLSAKSVNEGEKKKVVWWKVPFELLRYCVLRVSPVWSFSVAAAVMGFVILGRRLYKMKRKSSSLQLKVTMDDKKVSQFMTRAARLNEAFSVVRRVPIIRPSLPTAGVNTWSVMSMR, encoded by the exons ATGGAAGGAGACTTACTAGATTGGGAGGTGCTCCACAACTCGGATTCTGACTCTAATTCTATCCTGGTTAACTCGCCCCAGGTGAGGAATCTTGAGGTAATCGAAGGTGATACTGGAGGGATGATTAGGTCTGATTACTTTTCTCTTGATAATCAGAGTATGTATGCGAAGGAAGGGGATGCGAGTGAAGAAGGCTCTATTGAGTCAGATAATCCGAGTTGGATTGATCCCAAGCCGGAGACTCAGTTTAGGAGGAATAATTCGGGTGATTTTTGGTCCGATTCGGGTAGTGATCGGTCAGATGATCGTAAATTAAGTGATTTCTCTTTGAAAAAAGACTTGGAGTCCGCTGAGAATGAGGTTTGTTTACAAGGGATTAGTAAAACGGAAGCTAGGGCTGACGAGTTGGGTACATTTAAGCCTGATGGTGCCGAACTTACTGAATTGGATAAGATAAAGGAATTAGATTTTGGTGGGTTTGGCGATATTCAAGATCAGGATAAGGATTTGAGCGAGTTGTGGCCTGATTCTGGCGGAGATGGTTTGGTTTCAATGAAGTTTAAGGATGTTGATAAAGATGCTGGCATTGATTTTGGTGGTTGTATGGAAAAGGGAGCGGAGATGGAGAATTCAGGCGAGCTTGATAATAGGAATACCTCAACTTTGGATTTGGGAGTAGGACACGGTACTACTGCTGGTAATGAAGGTTCTACCATTGATGAAATGAAGTTAAGTGCGAAGTCAGTTAATGAGGGGGAGAAGAAGAAGGTAGTATGGTGGAAAGTTCCTTTCGAGCTCTTGAGATACTGTGTTTTAAGGGTTAGCCCTGTTTGGTCCTTCTCTGTAGCGGCGGCCGTGATGGGTTTTGTTATATTGGGACGTAGACTGTATAAGATGAAGCGGAAGAGCAGTAGCTTGCAGCTGAAGGTTACCATGGATGATAAG AAGGTGTCGCAGTTTATGACTCGTGCAGCTCGTCTGAACGAGGCTTTTTCAGTTGTAAGACGTGTCCCAATTATACGGCCTTCGCTTCCCACCGCTGGGGTGAATACATGGTCTGTGATGAGTATGAGATGA